A stretch of Campylobacter showae DNA encodes these proteins:
- a CDS encoding polyribonucleotide nucleotidyltransferase has product MQYSIEVNNQVEIYDINKVAKQASGAVLLRVKNTVVLATVAREDTQVSEDFLPLTVQYIEKTYAAGRIPGGYVKRETKPGDFETLTSRIIDRSLRPLFPKGYAYPTQIVVMVLSCDPEVDLQVVALNAASVALYLSDIPVNAPVCGVRVGYIDNKFVINPSNSELKTSALDLYVAGVKDELLMIEMRSIPTEKDEIVPIALDPMMDPNLSGVIAMQDMNEFSEDLIVEAIAEAGKAILRASNAYEEAFSKHKKEDAQLELKPEIENESVAVYLNEFYKNDVKAAINQMAKSERASELTKIAKQILTDEVAQKEGWEEEVVSNVLAKFKKKIVREQIINEGVRADGRELKEVRPISIETNILPNAHGSCLFTRGQTQALVVATLGTDGDAQMYDMLTEKGAVTDKFMFNYNFPGFSVGEASPLKAPGRRELGHGNLAKRALAPSIDVNSPYTIRLVSEILESNGSSSMASVCGGSLALRAAGVDTPKLVAGVAMGLIFEGDKHAVLTDIMGLEDHDGDMDFKVAGSKDGITALQMDIKLGGISLDVLKEALLQAREGRLHILNLMEKANENISVNEDILPKLELFSVDPGKIVDIIGQAGKTIKEIIEKFDVAIDLDREKGEVKIAGAQKSSVDAAKDYIIQIVSKDNGKGFGGKRGGKDGKPHKTPEFNIGDEFEGEVKSVVEFGAFIGLPGGVDGLLHISKIKTPLKAGDKVKVKISEQKGHKISLSLAQ; this is encoded by the coding sequence ATGCAGTATTCAATAGAAGTCAATAATCAAGTTGAAATTTACGATATAAACAAGGTCGCCAAACAAGCTAGCGGTGCGGTGCTCTTACGCGTAAAAAATACCGTCGTTTTAGCCACCGTCGCTCGCGAGGACACGCAAGTTAGTGAGGATTTTTTACCGCTAACGGTGCAATATATCGAAAAAACGTACGCAGCGGGTAGGATTCCCGGCGGCTACGTAAAAAGAGAGACTAAACCGGGGGATTTTGAGACGCTAACTTCGCGTATCATCGACCGTTCGCTTCGTCCGCTCTTTCCAAAGGGCTACGCGTATCCGACGCAAATCGTCGTAATGGTGCTATCCTGCGACCCCGAGGTTGATCTGCAAGTCGTCGCTCTAAATGCAGCCTCAGTCGCGCTTTATCTTAGCGACATCCCCGTAAATGCGCCTGTTTGCGGCGTACGCGTGGGATATATAGATAACAAATTCGTGATAAACCCTAGCAACTCCGAGCTAAAAACTTCGGCGCTCGATCTTTACGTGGCGGGTGTTAAAGACGAGCTTTTGATGATCGAGATGAGAAGCATCCCGACCGAAAAAGACGAGATAGTGCCTATCGCGCTAGATCCTATGATGGATCCGAATTTAAGCGGCGTGATAGCGATGCAGGATATGAACGAATTTAGCGAGGATCTCATCGTGGAGGCGATCGCAGAAGCCGGTAAAGCCATACTTCGCGCCTCAAACGCTTATGAAGAGGCATTTAGCAAGCATAAAAAAGAAGACGCGCAGCTCGAGCTAAAACCGGAGATCGAAAACGAGAGCGTCGCCGTCTATCTAAACGAATTTTACAAAAATGACGTAAAAGCTGCGATAAATCAGATGGCTAAAAGTGAGCGCGCCAGCGAGCTAACCAAGATCGCAAAGCAAATTTTAACCGACGAAGTAGCGCAAAAAGAGGGCTGGGAGGAGGAGGTCGTCTCTAACGTCCTGGCTAAATTTAAGAAAAAAATCGTCCGCGAGCAGATCATAAACGAGGGCGTGCGCGCCGACGGTAGGGAGCTTAAAGAGGTCCGCCCGATCAGCATCGAGACAAATATTCTGCCAAACGCTCACGGTAGCTGCCTCTTTACCCGCGGCCAGACGCAAGCTCTCGTGGTGGCGACTTTAGGTACCGACGGCGACGCGCAGATGTATGATATGCTAACGGAAAAAGGCGCCGTGACGGATAAATTTATGTTTAACTACAACTTCCCCGGCTTTAGCGTCGGCGAGGCTAGTCCGCTAAAGGCTCCGGGCAGACGCGAGCTAGGACACGGCAACCTCGCTAAGCGTGCCCTTGCGCCTAGTATCGACGTAAATTCGCCTTATACGATCAGACTCGTGTCCGAAATTTTAGAAAGTAACGGCTCAAGTTCGATGGCCAGCGTTTGCGGCGGTTCTTTAGCGCTGAGGGCTGCAGGCGTCGATACGCCAAAATTAGTTGCGGGCGTTGCGATGGGGTTAATTTTCGAGGGCGATAAGCATGCTGTGCTAACCGACATCATGGGACTAGAGGATCACGACGGCGATATGGACTTTAAGGTCGCGGGCAGCAAAGACGGCATAACCGCGCTTCAGATGGATATAAAGCTAGGCGGTATCAGCCTTGACGTGCTTAAAGAAGCGCTTTTGCAGGCGCGCGAAGGCAGGCTTCATATATTAAATTTGATGGAAAAAGCAAACGAAAATATCTCCGTAAACGAAGACATACTGCCTAAACTAGAGCTTTTCAGCGTTGATCCTGGCAAGATCGTTGACATCATCGGACAAGCGGGCAAAACGATAAAAGAGATCATCGAAAAATTTGACGTCGCCATCGATCTAGACCGCGAAAAAGGTGAGGTAAAGATCGCCGGCGCGCAAAAATCAAGCGTTGACGCGGCTAAAGACTACATTATCCAAATCGTTTCAAAAGATAACGGTAAGGGCTTTGGCGGCAAAAGAGGCGGCAAAGACGGCAAGCCTCACAAGACGCCTGAGTTTAATATCGGAGACGAATTTGAGGGCGAGGTAAAAAGCGTGGTAGAATTTGGCGCCTTTATCGGGCTTCCAGGCGGCGTGGACGGACTTTTGCACATCTCAAAGATCAAAACGCCTCTAAAAGCAGGCGATAAGGTTAAAGTAAAAATCAGCGAGCAAAAAGGGCACAAAATCTCCCTTTCTCTAGCGCAATAA
- a CDS encoding F0F1 ATP synthase subunit C produces the protein MKKVVFLMMAIASFAFADGGEMLKSYSVLAAAVGLGLAALGGAIGMGNTASATISGTARNPGVGSKLTTTMFVALAMIEAQVIYALVIALIVLYANPML, from the coding sequence ATGAAAAAAGTTGTTTTCTTAATGATGGCAATTGCCAGCTTCGCGTTTGCGGACGGCGGCGAAATGCTAAAATCTTACTCTGTTCTTGCAGCAGCAGTTGGTCTAGGCCTAGCGGCTCTTGGCGGCGCTATCGGTATGGGAAATACCGCATCTGCGACAATCTCAGGCACAGCTAGAAACCCTGGTGTGGGCAGCAAGCTAACTACGACGATGTTCGTTGCTCTTGCGATGATCGAAGCGCAAGTTATCTACGCACTAGTTATCGCACTAATCGTTCTTTACGCAAACCCAATGTTATAA
- a CDS encoding sodium-dependent transporter, translated as MAQDKFSKIGFILAVAGSAVGLGNAWKFPYLVGQNGGSAFVLLYLFMTFFIGLAIFFGEIAIGKLSESDPVNAFKKLASKRKEAWKFAGFTMIGAIIIASFYTVIIGWILKYAVMVITELPKDVEASEKIFGSFYANDAASQIFYFTIVFFLCIFIVSKGIKSGIERVNVWMMPSLLILLIIMLGYSFTMDGFVQSAKFLLVPDFSKLGVSSILTALGLAFFTLSLGVGVIIVYSASLPDNTNLVSSSIIIVVINVVMGILMGLVIFTFVFEFGATPSQGVGLVFISLPTLFAKLGTLGHVLAFAFFSALLFAGITSAISMLEPFTHYLIREFGFSRKKALALIGVFIYCMGILCILSSIEGIKENLVFFGKSFFDCLDFLSSNIIMPIGGITVSIFVGFVIKKDALYILFGPYMSRAVFEIWYFMIRFVAPISIVIITINALRS; from the coding sequence TTGGCGCAGGATAAATTTTCTAAAATCGGCTTTATCTTAGCCGTTGCAGGCTCTGCGGTGGGGCTTGGAAATGCGTGGAAATTCCCGTATCTAGTCGGTCAAAACGGCGGTTCGGCCTTCGTGCTTTTGTATCTTTTTATGACGTTTTTTATCGGGCTTGCGATATTTTTCGGCGAGATAGCTATCGGTAAGCTTTCTGAATCTGACCCCGTAAACGCCTTTAAAAAGCTTGCTTCAAAGCGCAAAGAAGCGTGGAAATTTGCAGGTTTTACGATGATTGGCGCGATCATCATCGCCTCTTTTTACACGGTCATCATCGGATGGATACTAAAATACGCAGTTATGGTAATAACCGAGCTGCCAAAGGATGTTGAGGCCTCGGAGAAAATTTTTGGCAGTTTTTACGCTAACGACGCTGCGTCTCAAATTTTTTACTTCACGATCGTATTTTTTCTCTGTATTTTTATCGTATCAAAGGGCATAAAAAGCGGCATCGAGCGCGTAAACGTCTGGATGATGCCTTCGCTTCTTATTTTACTTATCATCATGCTTGGCTACTCGTTTACGATGGACGGCTTCGTGCAGTCGGCCAAATTTTTGCTGGTTCCTGATTTTTCAAAACTGGGCGTGAGCAGTATTCTAACCGCGCTTGGGCTTGCGTTTTTTACGCTGTCTCTTGGTGTCGGCGTCATCATCGTCTACTCTGCGTCGCTGCCTGATAATACGAATCTAGTTAGCTCCTCGATCATCATCGTCGTGATAAACGTCGTGATGGGCATTTTGATGGGGCTTGTTATCTTTACTTTCGTGTTTGAGTTTGGCGCGACGCCTAGTCAAGGCGTGGGGCTCGTGTTTATCTCGCTGCCGACGCTGTTTGCGAAACTCGGTACTCTCGGACACGTGCTCGCGTTCGCGTTTTTCTCGGCTCTGCTTTTTGCAGGCATTACCTCGGCCATCTCGATGCTAGAGCCGTTTACGCACTATCTCATCCGCGAGTTTGGCTTTTCTCGTAAAAAAGCCCTCGCGCTAATCGGCGTTTTTATCTACTGCATGGGCATTTTGTGCATACTTTCAAGCATCGAGGGTATAAAAGAAAATTTGGTATTTTTCGGTAAGAGCTTTTTTGACTGCCTTGATTTTCTTAGCTCAAACATTATCATGCCAATAGGCGGCATCACGGTGTCGATTTTCGTTGGCTTTGTGATCAAAAAAGACGCGCTTTACATACTTTTTGGGCCGTATATGAGCAGGGCCGTATTTGAAATTTGGTATTTTATGATTAGATTTGTCGCTCCCATCAGTATCGTCATCATCACGATAAATGCGCTAAGGAGCTAA
- a CDS encoding sodium-dependent transporter — MASDKFSKIGFILSIVGAAIGLGNAWKFPYMVGANGGSAFVLLYLVFAVAVGLSIFFAEMAMGKISNADPVNAFRSLAPKNGKFWGYAGVIMITGVLVASFYTVIIGWVIRYSVLSLGELPQSIAVSGENFGKFISSDISGQILYFSIAFAAYFFILSKGIKGGIERINLWLLPTLFLLLIFMLIYSMQMGGFSQAAEFLLVPDFSKITSEAVFVALGLAFFTMCVGIGAIATYSVSLDDKTNLFTSSLYVVALNIIVSVVIGLIVFTFVFEYGEQPSQGVGLAFISLPTLFAKLGAMGNVLSFTFFTALIFAGLTSAISMVEPLVFYLINEFKIPRLGAIAIVGVCVYCLGTLCALSNITEFKDALTFFGKGFFDVLDYLGSNIMLPLGGIVIAVFVGYAMKRGSLEELFLPYMGRAVFEIWYFLLRFVAPICILAIMIRQILGS, encoded by the coding sequence GTGGCAAGCGATAAATTTTCTAAAATCGGATTTATATTATCCATCGTGGGTGCCGCTATCGGACTTGGCAACGCATGGAAATTTCCATACATGGTCGGCGCAAACGGCGGCTCGGCGTTCGTGCTTTTGTATCTTGTTTTTGCCGTTGCGGTCGGGCTTAGTATATTTTTTGCCGAGATGGCGATGGGTAAAATTTCAAACGCCGATCCGGTTAACGCCTTTCGCTCGCTCGCTCCTAAAAACGGCAAATTTTGGGGGTATGCCGGCGTCATAATGATAACCGGCGTTTTAGTCGCGTCGTTTTATACGGTCATCATCGGCTGGGTTATTAGGTACTCGGTATTGTCGCTGGGCGAGCTTCCGCAAAGTATCGCGGTTTCGGGCGAAAATTTCGGCAAATTTATAAGCTCTGATATCTCGGGTCAAATTTTATACTTTAGCATCGCGTTCGCTGCCTATTTTTTCATCCTCTCAAAGGGCATAAAAGGCGGCATCGAGCGCATAAATTTATGGCTTTTGCCGACGCTTTTTTTATTGCTTATTTTTATGCTGATTTACTCGATGCAGATGGGCGGATTTTCGCAGGCGGCGGAGTTTTTGCTAGTGCCTGATTTTTCTAAGATCACGAGCGAGGCGGTGTTTGTGGCTCTTGGGCTAGCGTTTTTTACGATGTGCGTTGGTATCGGTGCGATCGCGACATATTCGGTAAGTCTAGACGATAAGACAAATCTTTTCACCTCTTCGCTCTACGTCGTCGCGCTAAATATCATTGTTAGCGTCGTCATCGGCCTCATCGTTTTTACCTTTGTTTTTGAGTACGGCGAGCAGCCTAGCCAGGGCGTGGGACTTGCGTTTATATCGCTACCGACGCTGTTTGCTAAGCTAGGAGCGATGGGAAACGTCCTAAGTTTTACCTTTTTTACCGCGCTTATTTTTGCGGGGCTTACGTCGGCTATTTCGATGGTCGAGCCGCTCGTTTTTTATCTAATAAACGAGTTTAAGATCCCTCGCCTGGGCGCTATCGCGATCGTTGGCGTTTGCGTTTATTGCCTGGGCACGCTTTGTGCGCTTTCAAATATTACTGAATTTAAAGATGCGCTCACTTTTTTCGGCAAGGGATTTTTTGACGTTTTAGACTATCTTGGCTCAAATATCATGCTGCCGCTGGGCGGTATCGTGATTGCCGTATTTGTCGGCTACGCGATGAAAAGAGGCAGCCTAGAGGAGCTATTTTTGCCATATATGGGTAGGGCGGTTTTTGAAATTTGGTATTTTTTACTGCGATTCGTCGCGCCGATTTGCATTTTAGCGATAATGATAAGACAAATTTTGGGGAGTTAA
- a CDS encoding TRAP transporter small permease subunit, with product MERNLKKVERFFDKLGDIVGYVCILVMFLMIADVFFNVTARYFFKYGNVGLQELEWHFFSIIILLGMSYALKDDAHVRVDIFYEKMSVKKRALINMAGVILFILPLALLVAWLSWDYVIEAYESGEGSADPGGLPYRWVIKAFIPFSFWLLIFFSVGYFIKWLNVYLDAGSNLSEAGKFDANLSKTAQQGDRK from the coding sequence ATGGAACGAAATTTAAAAAAAGTAGAGAGGTTTTTCGATAAATTAGGCGACATCGTGGGCTACGTCTGTATACTCGTGATGTTTTTGATGATTGCGGATGTTTTTTTTAACGTTACGGCGAGATATTTTTTCAAATACGGCAACGTAGGCCTTCAGGAGCTCGAGTGGCACTTTTTTAGCATCATCATCCTGCTTGGCATGAGCTACGCGCTAAAAGACGACGCGCACGTGCGAGTGGATATATTTTACGAAAAGATGAGCGTAAAGAAAAGAGCGCTCATAAATATGGCTGGCGTTATCCTTTTTATCCTGCCGCTTGCGCTTTTGGTCGCGTGGCTGAGCTGGGACTACGTCATAGAGGCGTATGAGAGCGGCGAGGGTAGCGCCGATCCCGGCGGTTTGCCGTATCGCTGGGTTATCAAGGCATTTATACCGTTTAGCTTTTGGCTACTTATATTTTTTAGCGTCGGATACTTTATAAAGTGGCTAAACGTCTATCTGGACGCCGGGTCAAATTTAAGCGAGGCAGGCAAATTTGACGCAAATTTAAGCAAAACCGCGCAACAAGGAGATAGAAAATGA
- a CDS encoding TRAP transporter large permease has translation MTGIVMFLAALFMLAIGFSVAFTFGAIAVIFGLIGGMVESFGDGNGFMGGLEIFKETFNFMPYRIYSIMENKILIAVPLFVFMGIILQKTKLAERLLESMAFLFGEIRGGVAISTVLVGALLAASTGVVGASVVAMGVMSLPVMLKYNYNKALGCGTICASGTLGQIIPPSIVLIILGDVFTVPVGDLFREAIYPGLALVGAYIAYILIVSYVKKDYAPPVVVESDMPKSKQILNAILAILPPLVLVVLVLGSIFEGIATPTESSAFGCVGAILLSVFYKTFSFKMLKEALEESVKTTAIVFTILIGATAFSMVFSYTGGDEIVEEVMSNLPGEKWGFIVLSMITIFALGFFIDFVEISYIVLPILAPIAVNLGINPLYFAIVIAMNLQTSFLTPPFGFSLFYLKGVAPAEVKTSDIYRGVVPFIGLQILVLIIFTIILLG, from the coding sequence ATGACCGGCATCGTAATGTTTTTAGCCGCGCTTTTTATGCTTGCTATCGGCTTTAGCGTCGCATTTACCTTTGGCGCGATAGCCGTTATTTTCGGACTCATCGGCGGTATGGTCGAGAGCTTTGGCGACGGTAACGGCTTTATGGGCGGGCTTGAGATATTTAAAGAGACGTTTAACTTTATGCCTTACCGCATTTACTCGATAATGGAAAATAAAATCCTCATCGCCGTGCCGCTTTTCGTTTTTATGGGCATTATTTTACAAAAGACCAAGCTAGCCGAGAGATTGCTCGAGTCTATGGCGTTTTTATTCGGCGAGATTCGCGGCGGCGTGGCGATTAGTACTGTTTTGGTGGGCGCGCTGCTAGCCGCATCTACGGGCGTTGTGGGCGCTAGCGTCGTAGCTATGGGCGTTATGAGCTTGCCCGTGATGCTAAAGTACAACTACAACAAGGCTCTAGGCTGCGGCACTATCTGTGCTTCGGGTACGCTTGGGCAGATCATACCGCCTTCGATCGTTTTGATTATCCTAGGCGACGTATTTACGGTGCCTGTAGGCGATCTTTTCCGTGAGGCGATATATCCGGGTCTTGCGCTAGTTGGCGCTTATATAGCTTATATCCTCATCGTCTCTTACGTTAAAAAAGACTACGCGCCGCCTGTCGTAGTAGAGAGCGATATGCCTAAATCAAAGCAAATTTTAAACGCTATTCTTGCGATTTTGCCGCCGCTAGTACTTGTCGTGTTAGTGCTTGGTTCGATATTTGAGGGCATCGCTACGCCGACCGAGAGCTCGGCGTTTGGCTGCGTGGGCGCGATCTTGCTTTCGGTTTTTTACAAAACTTTTTCGTTTAAAATGCTAAAAGAAGCGCTCGAAGAGAGCGTCAAAACCACGGCCATCGTCTTTACTATCCTTATCGGCGCGACGGCGTTTTCGATGGTGTTTAGCTACACCGGCGGCGACGAGATAGTTGAAGAAGTGATGTCTAATTTGCCGGGCGAAAAATGGGGCTTTATCGTCTTATCGATGATTACGATTTTTGCGCTAGGATTTTTTATAGACTTTGTCGAGATTTCGTATATCGTGCTACCGATCTTAGCGCCGATAGCCGTAAATTTAGGCATAAATCCGCTCTATTTTGCTATCGTTATCGCAATGAATTTACAGACATCGTTTCTCACGCCGCCATTTGGCTTTAGTCTCTTTTATCTAAAAGGTGTGGCGCCCGCCGAGGTCAAGACCTCCGACATCTACCGCGGCGTGGTGCCTTTTATCGGACTGCAAATTTTAGTTTTGATCATCTTTACGATTATCTTGCTAGGCTAA
- a CDS encoding DUF4139 domain-containing protein translates to MREIALVSAFALMASAESNLIEIYKNASFIHQNFTNQKSEFSLNLPDFVELEDIDVAASCELVSLNLNEAKPAENETYAKFKQNEKELEELNDKLNALNSKNAFLNNFPAFKEQSVANLDADGDKFYEAVLKNLAQISQTKKQIDELKKKMGATEVKNFQKLDLKFECDPKQVKISYPVGVSVSLKNKIHADVAKGKVEISQNLTVTNPLGIDLNSLTIALYPFYYSSNLTPAPFYPRYEGKPKPRNMMPLAAAPMMEASADMAVTRAPAKKSSVKDVQSSNEQNALANAWRIEGVSLKADETADFAYDKQSLDAKFDLVIDGYGSAGAFVRAAFKPERSIEGAQSEFKIDGINIGKRYVGYAAGEEAKEFFGKNELVSVKKEANGEYTKESFFGSKNKISRGYKYSVKNGSKLAWDVVLEEQVPVSTHESVSVSVKNDPKENEIGKDGKITWKFALKPNESKEVNFSYELTKPSE, encoded by the coding sequence ATGAGAGAGATAGCCTTAGTTTCGGCGTTTGCGCTGATGGCGAGCGCCGAAAGCAACCTGATAGAAATCTACAAAAACGCCTCATTTATCCATCAAAATTTCACTAACCAAAAAAGCGAATTTAGCCTAAATTTGCCCGATTTCGTCGAGCTTGAGGATATCGACGTGGCCGCGTCGTGCGAGCTAGTGAGCCTAAATTTAAACGAAGCAAAGCCTGCAGAAAACGAGACCTACGCTAAATTTAAGCAAAACGAAAAAGAGCTTGAAGAGCTAAACGACAAGCTAAACGCGCTAAACTCCAAAAACGCTTTTTTAAATAATTTTCCCGCTTTTAAAGAGCAAAGCGTCGCAAATTTGGACGCCGACGGCGATAAATTTTACGAAGCGGTGCTAAAAAATCTAGCTCAAATTTCGCAAACCAAAAAGCAAATCGATGAGCTGAAAAAGAAAATGGGCGCGACCGAGGTTAAAAATTTCCAAAAGCTTGATTTGAAATTCGAATGCGACCCAAAACAGGTCAAGATCTCCTATCCCGTGGGCGTTAGCGTAAGTTTGAAAAATAAAATCCATGCCGACGTCGCAAAAGGCAAGGTCGAAATCTCGCAAAATTTAACCGTGACAAATCCTCTGGGTATCGATCTAAACTCCCTAACGATCGCGCTTTATCCGTTTTACTACTCGTCAAATTTGACGCCAGCGCCGTTTTATCCGCGCTATGAGGGTAAGCCAAAGCCGCGAAATATGATGCCGCTAGCAGCCGCGCCGATGATGGAGGCGAGCGCCGATATGGCCGTGACTAGGGCACCCGCAAAGAAAAGTAGCGTCAAAGACGTGCAGTCGAGCAACGAGCAAAACGCGCTCGCAAACGCATGGCGCATCGAGGGCGTGAGTCTAAAAGCGGACGAAACGGCTGATTTTGCCTACGACAAGCAGAGCCTGGATGCTAAATTTGACCTCGTGATCGACGGCTACGGCAGCGCGGGCGCTTTTGTTAGAGCTGCGTTTAAGCCGGAGCGAAGCATCGAGGGCGCGCAAAGCGAGTTTAAGATTGACGGTATAAATATCGGCAAAAGATACGTAGGCTACGCCGCGGGCGAGGAGGCGAAGGAGTTTTTCGGCAAAAACGAGCTTGTTAGCGTGAAAAAAGAAGCCAACGGCGAATATACGAAAGAGTCGTTTTTCGGCTCGAAAAACAAGATCTCGCGCGGGTATAAATATAGCGTCAAAAACGGCTCGAAACTCGCTTGGGACGTGGTTTTAGAGGAGCAAGTGCCAGTTAGCACGCATGAGAGCGTAAGCGTGAGCGTGAAAAATGACCCGAAAGAAAACGAAATCGGCAAAGACGGCAAGATAACGTGGAAATTTGCGCTTAAGCCGAACGAGAGCAAGGAAGTAAATTTCTCATATGAGTTAACTAAGCCGAGCGAGTAA
- a CDS encoding biotin/lipoyl-containing protein, whose translation MAKKFIDVMDTTFRDGFQSVFGARVAMADFLPAVSAAKEAGITHFEFGGGARFQSLYFYLNEDAFAMMDKFRETVGPEANLQTLSRGVNTVTLDTGSRELVDLHAKLFKKHGTTTIRNFDALNDVENLKYSGERIAHHGLKHEVVVTMMDLPAGCSGAHDVAFYERILREILDAGIPYHSVCFKDASGTSSPQKVYETIKMARKLLPQNTHIRLHTHETAGVSVACYMAALEAGADGIDLAASPVSGGTSQPDILTMLHAVKGKSYDLGGLDVEKILKYESVLSECLKDYFLPPEAVQVSPLIPFSPMPGGALTANTQMMRDNNILDKFPEVILAMREVVQKGGYGTSVTPVSQFYFQQAFNNVMFGPWKKIAEGYGKMVLGYFGKTPVEPDKSVVKLASEQLNLKPTKEHAMDIADKDESKSLKFTRELLKKEGIEPSEENIFIAAACKEKGIAFLKGEGKVNIRKKSTNAGETSVPTPRAKTPINEKYSVTVNGKKFDVEVADADGKAEIKSVEPASVAHMPPPELSPAKTTGGSGEPVKSTLPGNVFKILVAVGDSVKKGQRMFVLEAMKMEIDVNAPKDGLVTSIEVQQGQTVANGQILAKI comes from the coding sequence ATGGCGAAAAAATTTATAGACGTTATGGATACTACCTTTAGAGACGGCTTTCAGTCGGTTTTCGGCGCGCGCGTGGCGATGGCGGACTTTTTGCCCGCGGTTAGCGCGGCTAAAGAGGCCGGTATAACACACTTTGAGTTTGGCGGCGGGGCGCGATTTCAGAGCCTTTATTTTTATTTAAACGAAGACGCGTTTGCGATGATGGATAAATTTCGCGAAACGGTCGGACCTGAGGCAAACCTGCAAACTCTAAGCCGCGGCGTAAATACCGTGACGCTAGATACGGGCAGCCGCGAGCTAGTCGATCTGCACGCAAAGCTCTTTAAAAAGCACGGCACGACCACGATACGAAACTTCGACGCGCTAAACGACGTGGAAAATTTAAAATACTCTGGCGAACGTATCGCTCATCACGGACTAAAGCACGAAGTAGTCGTCACGATGATGGACCTGCCCGCGGGCTGTTCGGGCGCGCACGACGTGGCGTTTTACGAGCGGATTTTGCGCGAAATTTTAGACGCGGGCATACCGTATCACAGCGTTTGTTTCAAGGACGCCAGCGGCACCTCTAGTCCGCAAAAAGTATATGAGACCATCAAAATGGCTCGCAAACTCCTCCCTCAAAATACCCACATCAGACTCCACACTCACGAAACCGCAGGCGTTAGCGTCGCTTGCTATATGGCCGCTCTAGAGGCTGGCGCAGACGGCATAGATCTAGCCGCAAGCCCTGTTAGCGGCGGCACCAGTCAGCCAGATATCCTAACGATGTTGCATGCCGTTAAGGGCAAAAGCTACGATCTGGGTGGGCTTGACGTGGAGAAAATCTTAAAATACGAAAGCGTGCTCAGTGAATGCTTGAAAGACTATTTCCTGCCGCCAGAGGCCGTGCAGGTTAGCCCGCTCATCCCGTTTAGCCCGATGCCAGGCGGCGCGCTAACGGCAAATACCCAAATGATGCGTGATAATAATATCTTGGATAAATTTCCAGAGGTTATCCTTGCTATGCGCGAAGTCGTGCAAAAGGGCGGCTACGGCACGAGCGTGACGCCGGTTAGTCAGTTTTATTTCCAGCAGGCGTTTAACAACGTGATGTTTGGTCCGTGGAAAAAGATCGCCGAGGGCTACGGCAAAATGGTACTAGGCTATTTCGGTAAAACGCCTGTGGAGCCAGATAAGAGCGTGGTTAAGCTAGCTAGCGAGCAGCTAAATTTAAAGCCGACCAAAGAGCACGCCATGGATATCGCGGACAAAGACGAGAGCAAGTCGCTTAAATTTACGCGCGAGCTACTCAAAAAAGAGGGCATCGAGCCTAGCGAGGAAAATATCTTTATCGCTGCGGCGTGCAAGGAAAAAGGCATCGCGTTTTTAAAAGGCGAAGGCAAAGTAAATATCCGAAAAAAATCGACAAACGCGGGCGAAACGAGCGTGCCGACCCCTCGCGCGAAAACTCCGATAAACGAAAAATACAGCGTCACCGTAAACGGCAAAAAATTTGACGTCGAGGTCGCGGACGCTGACGGCAAAGCCGAGATAAAAAGCGTAGAACCCGCAAGCGTAGCGCACATGCCGCCTCCGGAGCTCTCTCCGGCCAAAACGACCGGCGGCAGCGGCGAGCCGGTGAAAAGCACGCTTCCTGGAAACGTGTTTAAAATCCTAGTCGCAGTGGGCGATAGCGTGAAAAAGGGGCAAAGGATGTTCGTGCTAGAGGCCATGAAGATGGAAATAGACGTAAACGCCCCAAAAGACGGGCTGGTAACGTCTATCGAGGTACAGCAAGGACAAACCGTAGCAA